The Nitrosomonas sp. sh817 genome includes a window with the following:
- the murG gene encoding undecaprenyldiphospho-muramoylpentapeptide beta-N-acetylglucosaminyltransferase: MNTRTILIMAGGTGGHVFPGLAVADYLRQAGWRVVWLGTEAGMELRLVPQRGYQTEVISFSGLRGKRLLTWALLPWRLLRAFLQSLRIIQRVKPDVVLGMGGYPAFPGGMMSSLLNKPLVIHEQNSIPGLTNKILAKLAERVFLGFPDALQSGKVSAVWSGNPVRAEIAQIDAPEQRYRERQGKLHVLVVGGSLGAQILNDTVPQALKLIPENLRPIVVHQTGAAHWETVNKRYVDLHLQAEVLAFIEDMAKCYAASDLVVCRAGALTVAELSAAGAASILIPYPHAVDDHQTANARFLSSRGAAVLLPQAELNAQKLADLLMNLTREKLLEMAKAARSLAKPEATRVVAQACIELSGALHEA; this comes from the coding sequence ATGAACACGCGTACCATCCTGATCATGGCGGGCGGAACCGGCGGGCATGTGTTTCCGGGTTTGGCGGTAGCCGATTATCTGCGGCAAGCCGGCTGGCGTGTGGTGTGGCTGGGAACGGAGGCGGGCATGGAGCTGAGGCTGGTGCCGCAAAGAGGTTATCAGACGGAGGTGATCAGTTTCTCGGGATTGCGCGGCAAGCGGTTGCTGACATGGGCTTTATTGCCGTGGCGTTTGCTCAGGGCATTTTTGCAGAGTCTGCGCATCATCCAGCGGGTTAAACCCGATGTTGTGTTGGGAATGGGCGGTTATCCGGCGTTCCCGGGTGGCATGATGTCTTCGCTGCTGAATAAACCGCTGGTTATCCACGAGCAAAATTCGATCCCCGGGTTAACCAATAAAATTCTGGCGAAACTGGCGGAAAGAGTTTTTCTCGGATTCCCCGATGCTTTGCAGTCCGGAAAGGTCAGCGCCGTGTGGTCGGGAAATCCCGTGCGCGCCGAGATCGCGCAAATCGATGCGCCGGAACAGCGTTACCGGGAACGGCAAGGAAAACTTCACGTGCTGGTCGTGGGGGGCAGTCTGGGCGCGCAAATCCTGAATGACACAGTTCCGCAAGCACTTAAGCTGATTCCAGAAAATTTGCGTCCTATCGTGGTGCACCAGACGGGCGCCGCTCATTGGGAAACGGTTAACAAGCGCTATGTCGATTTGCATCTGCAAGCGGAAGTCCTGGCGTTTATCGAAGATATGGCCAAATGCTATGCTGCATCGGATTTGGTGGTGTGCCGCGCCGGTGCGCTGACAGTTGCCGAACTAAGCGCAGCCGGTGCCGCCAGCATACTGATACCCTATCCGCATGCGGTGGACGATCATCAAACCGCGAATGCGCGGTTTCTTTCCAGCCGGGGAGCCGCGGTGCTTTTGCCGCAAGCGGAATTAAATGCGCAAAAGCTCGCGGATTTGTTGATGAATTTAACACGGGAAAAATTACTCGAGATGGCAAAGGCCGCGCGCAGTCTGGCAAAACCGGAGGCCACCCGGGTCGTCGCGCAAGCCTGTATCGAATTAAGTGGAGCGCTGCATGAAGCATAA
- the mraY gene encoding phospho-N-acetylmuramoyl-pentapeptide-transferase gives MLLTLSQWLAQDIRAFNVFSYITLRTVMATLTALVISFIIGPYMIRKLTAYKIGQSVRDDGPQTHLVKMGTPTMGGALILMSIVMTTLLWSDLGNRYIWVVLLTTLGFGVIGWIDDYRKVVHRNPKGLSAKSKFFWQSVIAVAVASYLVSTAELPEQTDMIVPFFKEVAISLGTIGFVVLTYFVIVGTSNAVNLTDGLDGLAIMPTVMISSALAVFAYVTGHVVFAKYLGIPYIPNAGELSVFCGAMAGAGLAFLWFNAYPAEVFMGDVGALALGAALGVVTVIVRQEIVLVIMGGVFVVEALSVMLQVASFKLLGRRIFRMAPLHHHFELKGWKENQVVVRFWIITIILVLIGLSTLKLR, from the coding sequence ATGCTGCTGACGTTATCGCAATGGCTGGCGCAGGATATACGGGCATTCAATGTGTTTAGTTATATCACTTTGCGAACGGTTATGGCGACTTTAACCGCGCTGGTGATTTCGTTCATTATCGGTCCGTATATGATACGTAAACTGACCGCCTACAAGATCGGACAATCCGTGCGCGACGACGGTCCGCAAACGCATTTGGTTAAAATGGGCACGCCGACCATGGGCGGCGCGTTGATCCTGATGTCGATCGTTATGACCACTTTGCTCTGGTCGGATTTGGGCAATCGGTATATCTGGGTGGTGCTGTTAACCACCTTGGGTTTTGGCGTGATCGGCTGGATCGACGATTATCGCAAAGTGGTGCATCGCAATCCGAAAGGCCTCTCGGCCAAATCAAAATTCTTCTGGCAATCGGTGATTGCCGTTGCGGTGGCGAGTTATCTGGTTTCCACCGCCGAGTTACCGGAACAAACCGATATGATCGTGCCCTTTTTCAAGGAAGTGGCGATTTCACTGGGGACGATCGGGTTTGTCGTGTTGACTTATTTTGTCATTGTCGGCACCAGCAACGCCGTGAACCTGACTGATGGCCTGGATGGCTTGGCGATCATGCCGACGGTCATGATCAGCAGCGCGCTGGCGGTTTTTGCCTATGTCACCGGTCACGTCGTTTTTGCCAAGTATCTAGGGATTCCTTATATCCCGAACGCCGGGGAATTATCGGTATTTTGCGGCGCAATGGCTGGCGCAGGACTGGCATTCCTATGGTTCAACGCGTATCCCGCGGAAGTGTTCATGGGCGATGTCGGCGCGCTGGCGTTGGGCGCCGCATTGGGGGTGGTGACGGTCATTGTGCGCCAGGAAATCGTGCTGGTGATCATGGGCGGCGTATTTGTAGTGGAAGCGCTATCGGTGATGTTGCAGGTTGCATCATTCAAGTTGCTGGGACGGCGCATTTTCCGCATGGCGCCGCTGCATCATCATTTTGAATTGAAAGGCTGGAAAGAGAATCAGGTGGTCGTGCGATTCTGGATTATTACCATTATTTTGGTATTGATAGGTCTATCGACGTTGAAATTAAGATGA
- a CDS encoding penicillin-binding protein 2 yields the protein MIKIKTAIPQVKLTAWRSILLFGLLALGLISLAVRAAYLQGMHHDFLQKKGESRYSRVVDMNADRGMITDRNGHILAISSPVASIYADPKMIEIDPEKLKHLARLLEMEISEVNTLINKENRRFVYLKRHIVPDTAEKIMKLKVRGIHLLYESKRYYPESEFAAHVLGFTDINDEGQEGVERGWQDLLAGELGRRRVLKDNKGQIIEDVENIRPPKPGQDLVLSIDRRVQYRAHAELKNAVLENRAKAGSIVVLDAQTGEILALTNLPAYNPNRRSSITNERLRNRALIDTFEPGSTLKPFTVAIAMEVGKVNSNTVFQTAPGMWQVGRKTIRDVSNKGDLTVAQIIQQSSNVGTAKIALSLEPQTMWEMFNRSGFGALTNSGFPGEASGILRPYNKWRPIEQATMSYGHGISTSLLQLARAYTIFTSGGELKPVSLLKQNMPVMGQRVISRDTAMAMSEMLEMATKPGGTAPLAQISGYRVAGKTGTAHKLVDGNYANKRYISTFVGFAPVSNPRLIIAVMIDEPSAGKYFGGAVAAPVFNKVMSSALRILNIPPDAPANNVITFTATPEIGDEG from the coding sequence ATGATTAAGATTAAAACCGCGATACCGCAAGTCAAGCTGACGGCATGGCGTTCGATCTTGTTATTCGGCCTGCTGGCGCTCGGTCTCATCAGTCTGGCGGTGCGCGCGGCGTATCTCCAGGGCATGCATCACGATTTTTTGCAGAAGAAAGGGGAATCGCGTTACAGCCGGGTGGTGGACATGAATGCGGACCGAGGCATGATTACCGACCGCAATGGCCACATATTGGCGATCAGTTCCCCGGTCGCTTCGATTTATGCCGATCCGAAAATGATCGAAATCGATCCGGAGAAATTAAAGCATTTGGCGCGTTTGCTGGAGATGGAAATCTCTGAAGTCAATACGCTGATCAATAAAGAAAACAGACGTTTTGTCTATCTCAAGCGGCACATCGTGCCGGACACCGCTGAGAAAATCATGAAACTGAAGGTTCGCGGCATCCATTTGCTGTACGAATCCAAGCGCTATTACCCGGAAAGTGAATTTGCGGCGCATGTTTTGGGATTTACCGACATCAATGACGAAGGCCAGGAGGGCGTCGAACGCGGCTGGCAGGATTTACTGGCGGGTGAGCTGGGCCGCCGCCGGGTATTGAAGGACAATAAAGGACAGATCATCGAAGATGTGGAAAATATCCGTCCGCCTAAACCCGGTCAGGATCTGGTGCTGTCGATCGACCGTAGAGTTCAGTACCGCGCGCATGCGGAATTGAAAAACGCCGTCCTGGAAAATCGCGCCAAAGCCGGCAGCATCGTGGTGCTGGACGCGCAAACCGGCGAGATTCTGGCCTTGACCAATTTACCGGCGTATAACCCGAACCGGCGGTCGTCGATCACCAATGAAAGGCTGCGCAACCGGGCGCTGATTGATACCTTCGAGCCTGGTTCGACGCTGAAGCCTTTTACCGTGGCGATTGCCATGGAGGTCGGCAAGGTTAACTCGAATACCGTTTTTCAAACAGCGCCGGGGATGTGGCAAGTCGGCAGAAAAACCATACGCGATGTCAGCAACAAAGGCGATCTGACGGTTGCGCAAATCATTCAGCAATCGAGCAATGTCGGCACCGCCAAAATCGCGTTGTCGCTGGAACCGCAGACCATGTGGGAAATGTTCAACCGCTCGGGTTTCGGCGCATTGACCAATTCCGGTTTTCCCGGCGAAGCGAGCGGCATTTTGCGGCCGTATAACAAATGGCGCCCGATCGAGCAGGCCACCATGTCTTACGGTCACGGCATTTCAACCAGCCTGCTGCAATTGGCGCGCGCCTATACGATTTTCACCAGCGGCGGCGAATTGAAACCGGTTTCGCTATTAAAACAGAACATGCCGGTCATGGGGCAGCGCGTGATTTCACGCGATACCGCGATGGCCATGAGCGAGATGCTGGAAATGGCGACCAAACCCGGCGGTACCGCGCCATTGGCGCAAATCAGCGGCTATCGCGTCGCCGGTAAAACCGGAACGGCGCATAAACTGGTCGACGGCAATTACGCCAATAAACGCTATATCTCAACTTTTGTAGGCTTTGCCCCGGTATCGAATCCGCGCCTGATCATTGCGGTGATGATCGACGAGCCTTCCGCAGGAAAATATTTCGGCGGGGCTGTCGCGGCGCCGGTTTTCAACAAAGTGATGTCAAGCGCGTTGCGTATTTTGAATATACCGCCCGATGCGCCCGCCAACAATGTCATCACTTTTACCGCAACCCCGGAAATAGGTGACGAAGGATGA
- the murF gene encoding UDP-N-acetylmuramoyl-tripeptide--D-alanyl-D-alanine ligase, protein MMTVQEAAAILQAGWSGPDVLFRGVSTDSRTVAAGELFVALTGEKFDGSRFVQSARLKGAIAAMVPLAAGDDAGLPQDFPLIRVADTRLGLGHLAAQWRSRFVMPVIGVTGSNGKTTTKEMIAAILRKATAAESPLLAGRDQGVLATEGNLNNDIGVPQMLLRMRHHHRYAVIEMGMNHVGEIAYLTQLAKPDLAVITNAGAAHIEGLGSIEAVARAKGEIFKGLGPQGIAVINADDSYATLWRELAGDRQVIGFGLQAHAQVRTQLQTGQEDQQILFQLPAGAVGIKLHALGKHNIYNALAAAAATYAIGVSNEAIAAGLESFRGVQGRLQKKCGLHHALLIDDTYNANPDSVRAALAVLAAAKGRKILVLGDMGELGHSAIDLHRTIGRDARNAGLDQLLTLGELSAYAAEEFGQGARHFESVDELLGVTEHLLAEDVTLLVKGSRFMHMERVVKQLEQPEELPCC, encoded by the coding sequence ATGATGACGGTCCAAGAAGCTGCGGCAATCTTGCAAGCCGGATGGAGCGGTCCGGATGTGCTATTCAGGGGTGTGAGTACCGATAGCCGCACAGTTGCGGCAGGCGAGCTCTTCGTGGCATTAACCGGCGAAAAATTTGACGGCAGCCGCTTCGTGCAAAGCGCCAGACTAAAAGGCGCGATTGCCGCGATGGTTCCGCTGGCAGCCGGGGATGATGCCGGTTTGCCGCAGGATTTTCCATTGATCCGCGTGGCGGATACGCGGCTGGGTTTAGGGCATTTGGCGGCGCAATGGCGGAGCCGTTTTGTGATGCCTGTGATCGGTGTTACCGGCAGTAATGGAAAAACCACCACCAAAGAAATGATCGCAGCCATATTACGCAAAGCGACGGCAGCGGAATCACCCTTGCTCGCCGGCCGGGATCAAGGCGTGCTGGCAACCGAGGGTAATCTGAATAACGATATCGGCGTGCCGCAAATGTTGTTGCGAATGCGGCATCACCACCGCTATGCGGTGATTGAAATGGGTATGAATCACGTTGGTGAAATTGCCTATCTGACGCAATTGGCCAAACCCGATCTCGCGGTGATTACCAATGCCGGGGCAGCGCATATCGAAGGTCTCGGCTCCATAGAGGCCGTTGCGCGCGCCAAGGGAGAAATTTTCAAGGGACTGGGCCCGCAAGGGATAGCAGTCATCAATGCCGATGATTCCTATGCAACGCTCTGGCGTGAGCTGGCCGGTGATCGTCAGGTCATCGGCTTTGGCTTGCAGGCGCATGCGCAAGTGAGAACGCAGCTGCAAACCGGGCAGGAAGATCAGCAGATCCTATTTCAGTTACCCGCAGGGGCCGTCGGCATAAAACTTCACGCATTGGGAAAACACAATATCTACAATGCATTAGCAGCTGCCGCCGCAACTTATGCAATCGGCGTATCGAACGAAGCGATTGCCGCAGGACTGGAGTCGTTCCGAGGGGTTCAGGGGCGCTTGCAGAAAAAATGCGGTTTGCATCATGCGCTGCTGATTGATGATACCTATAACGCCAATCCGGATTCGGTGAGAGCGGCATTGGCGGTATTGGCCGCCGCGAAAGGCAGGAAAATACTGGTGCTGGGCGATATGGGAGAACTCGGCCATTCGGCGATTGACTTGCACCGCACTATCGGCCGCGATGCGCGCAACGCCGGGCTGGATCAATTGCTGACTTTGGGCGAATTGAGCGCCTACGCCGCGGAAGAATTCGGTCAGGGCGCGCGGCATTTCGAGTCGGTCGACGAATTGTTGGGCGTTACCGAGCATTTGCTGGCGGAGGATGTGACTTTGCTGGTGAAAGGTTCGCGTTTTATGCACATGGAACGGGTGGTTAAACAGCTGGAGCAACCCGAGGAGCTGCCATGCTGCTGA
- the ftsW gene encoding putative lipid II flippase FtsW has product MIYQANSQKPRVMSDYDQALVWSALLLLSIGLVMIYSASIAIAEAQFGADRAGHYLLRHSAYLGVGLLLGLIAFQVPMQVWQKYVTYLLMICLLMLVLVLIPGIGHEVNGSQRWISLYVVNIQPSEYMKFCMVLYAADYVNRKVVDLNSFFKGFLPITVVLSVVGALLLLEPDFGAFFVVTALAMSILFLGGVSLKIFIALISILAIGLYELILSSPYRLNRVIAFMDPWADPYGKGYQLSHALIAFGRGEWLGVGLGGSVEKLFYLPEAHTDFLLSVLAEELGFVGVATVIVLFIWLITRAFVIGRLAAKLGNPFSALVAQGIGIWIGVQALINMGVNMGVLPTKGLTLPLLSFGGSSITAICLALAVLLRIDWENRQRLRGLNV; this is encoded by the coding sequence ATGATATATCAAGCGAATAGCCAAAAACCGAGAGTCATGAGTGATTATGATCAGGCGCTGGTCTGGTCGGCATTGTTGCTGTTAAGTATCGGCTTGGTGATGATTTACTCTGCCTCGATCGCGATTGCCGAAGCGCAATTCGGCGCCGATCGCGCCGGTCATTACCTGTTGCGGCATAGCGCGTATCTCGGCGTCGGCTTGCTGCTGGGATTGATCGCTTTTCAGGTGCCCATGCAGGTATGGCAAAAATATGTGACTTATTTGCTGATGATCTGCTTGTTGATGCTGGTGCTGGTTCTCATTCCCGGGATCGGTCATGAAGTCAACGGCAGTCAGCGCTGGATTTCACTATACGTAGTCAATATCCAGCCATCCGAGTATATGAAATTCTGCATGGTGTTGTATGCGGCGGATTACGTGAACCGTAAGGTGGTCGATCTTAATTCATTCTTCAAGGGCTTCTTGCCAATTACCGTGGTGTTATCGGTCGTTGGCGCTTTATTGCTGCTGGAGCCGGATTTCGGCGCGTTCTTTGTGGTAACGGCGCTGGCGATGTCGATCCTGTTTCTCGGTGGTGTCAGTCTGAAAATCTTTATCGCGCTGATCAGTATATTGGCGATCGGTCTCTACGAGTTGATTTTGAGTTCGCCGTACCGGTTGAACCGGGTGATCGCATTTATGGATCCGTGGGCGGATCCGTATGGTAAAGGCTATCAATTGAGTCATGCGCTGATCGCGTTTGGCCGCGGCGAATGGCTCGGCGTAGGCTTGGGCGGCAGTGTCGAGAAATTATTCTATTTGCCGGAGGCGCATACCGATTTCTTGCTTTCGGTGCTTGCCGAAGAGCTCGGTTTTGTGGGCGTAGCCACCGTGATTGTGCTCTTTATTTGGCTCATAACCCGTGCCTTCGTCATCGGGCGTTTGGCGGCCAAGCTGGGGAATCCTTTTTCTGCGCTGGTGGCGCAAGGAATCGGTATCTGGATTGGCGTGCAGGCGCTGATCAATATGGGCGTTAATATGGGGGTTTTGCCGACCAAAGGACTGACATTACCGCTGCTGAGTTTTGGCGGCAGCAGCATTACCGCGATTTGTCTCGCACTGGCAGTGCTGTTGCGGATCGATTGGGAAAACCGGCAGCGCTTGCGGGGGCTGAACGTATGA
- a CDS encoding UDP-N-acetylmuramoyl-L-alanyl-D-glutamate--2,6-diaminopimelate ligase, whose product MTANRNTPKMFDPRRIDELGIVIRNLVADSRLVKPGDTFLAYAGETTDGRKFIPQAIMAGANAVLWDPQNFSWNPNWHIPSLAIEELKTNAGLIASHVHGYPSEKLWITGITGTNGKTSCSHWYAQAMSSLGKKTAVLGTLGSGFCGNLDMTENTTPDATVLQRSLAKFVEQGAQAAVMEVSSHGLVQGRINGTVISVAVLTNLSRDHLDYHQDMNAYAAAKARLFFWPGLKYAVINMDDVLGVELSRQITGKSTKILGYGFYYPEKRYPGSFSMVYGSNLKFDIDGLEFDIEFEDNHEHLKAGLLGKFNASNLLAAAAALLASGVRLPDAVRALQSVQPIPGRMEKYGGVDQPIVIVDYAHTPDALEKVLCTLRELLRTMNQTSDMTKPGRLFSVVGCGGDRDRGKRALIGDVATRLADEVIFTSDNPRSEDPIEIIKDMVAGTAKTNYQIEVERSLAIYQAIANARKGDIILIAGKGHEKFQEIKGKKIPFSDADVVQQVLKDLAEKARVQP is encoded by the coding sequence ATGACGGCTAATCGAAACACACCGAAAATGTTTGATCCCCGGCGGATCGATGAATTGGGGATCGTTATCAGGAACCTGGTCGCCGACAGCAGGCTGGTAAAACCGGGAGATACATTCCTGGCCTATGCGGGTGAAACGACCGACGGCCGCAAATTCATTCCGCAAGCGATTATGGCAGGTGCCAATGCCGTTCTTTGGGATCCGCAAAATTTTTCCTGGAATCCCAATTGGCACATTCCATCGCTGGCGATCGAGGAATTAAAGACAAATGCCGGATTGATCGCCAGTCACGTGCATGGGTATCCGTCGGAAAAATTATGGATAACCGGCATTACCGGAACGAACGGTAAAACCTCTTGCAGTCATTGGTACGCGCAAGCGATGTCAAGCTTGGGGAAAAAGACCGCCGTGCTTGGAACGCTGGGCAGCGGATTTTGCGGTAATCTGGATATGACGGAAAATACCACGCCTGATGCGACCGTATTGCAGCGCTCTTTGGCAAAATTTGTCGAGCAAGGGGCGCAAGCTGCGGTGATGGAAGTTTCTTCGCATGGTTTGGTGCAAGGACGAATCAATGGCACAGTCATATCCGTCGCGGTGCTGACCAATTTGTCGCGCGATCATCTGGACTATCATCAGGATATGAATGCTTATGCCGCGGCCAAAGCGCGTTTGTTTTTCTGGCCGGGATTGAAATATGCGGTCATCAATATGGACGATGTGCTGGGTGTTGAGCTGTCGCGGCAGATTACCGGCAAATCCACAAAAATACTGGGTTACGGTTTTTATTACCCGGAAAAGCGCTATCCCGGTTCATTCAGCATGGTTTATGGTTCGAATCTAAAATTTGATATCGACGGTCTGGAGTTTGATATCGAATTTGAGGATAATCACGAACATTTAAAAGCCGGTTTGCTGGGTAAATTCAATGCATCCAACTTGCTCGCAGCCGCTGCTGCGCTGCTGGCAAGCGGAGTTCGATTGCCGGATGCGGTCCGGGCGCTTCAATCTGTGCAACCCATACCAGGACGGATGGAGAAATACGGTGGGGTTGACCAGCCGATTGTCATCGTGGATTACGCGCATACCCCCGATGCACTGGAGAAAGTACTGTGCACCTTGCGGGAATTATTGCGGACAATGAACCAAACGAGCGATATGACAAAACCAGGAAGGTTGTTCAGCGTGGTCGGCTGCGGCGGCGACCGTGACCGGGGAAAACGCGCGTTGATCGGAGACGTTGCAACCCGGCTGGCGGATGAGGTGATTTTTACCAGCGACAATCCGCGCTCGGAAGACCCGATAGAGATTATCAAGGATATGGTTGCCGGCACCGCCAAAACGAATTACCAGATCGAGGTTGAGCGATCGCTGGCAATCTATCAAGCCATCGCTAATGCGCGCAAAGGCGACATCATCCTGATAGCGGGCAAAGGGCATGAAAAATTTCAGGAAATCAAAGGCAAGAAAATTCCATTTAGTGATGCGGATGTGGTGCAGCAAGTATTAAAAGATTTGGCCGAAAAGGCACGGGTGCAGCCATGA
- the murD gene encoding UDP-N-acetylmuramoyl-L-alanine--D-glutamate ligase, whose amino-acid sequence MNVSGKKILVLGMGETGLSMVKWLIRQGADVRVADSRQQPPALREVREKHPDVRVFTGKFESAMLDDIEMIAISPGVSVADPCVQQAVKQGIPVVGDMVLFSWALEQSGLPKPKVLAITGSNGKTTVTSMVGAMLRKSGWNVEVAGNIGPAVLDALMKRIDAGDWPQAWVLEVSSFQLETTHNLNADVAAVLNLSEDHLDRYAAMQDYIAAKARIFLHEQEDAGIQILNRDDPVVKGMALAQRKHVTFGVDSASVQSDFGMLHNGDDLWLMEGGRPLMKTSELVVNGLHNAANALAALAICRALALPMAPLLAALREFRGLPHRMEKVAAFNGVTFFDDSKSTNVGATIAALNGMRKNVILIAGGDGKGQDFSLMRDAVANNARAVVLIGRDAGIIANELKDCGVPLHFAATMEEAMQKSFLLAQAGDVVLLSPACASFDMFRNYIHRAEVFVAAVKDIENKFFSFGQKKH is encoded by the coding sequence ATGAATGTAAGCGGTAAAAAAATCTTGGTGCTTGGAATGGGTGAAACGGGCTTATCCATGGTGAAATGGCTGATAAGGCAAGGCGCGGACGTGCGCGTTGCCGATAGCCGTCAGCAGCCCCCGGCATTGCGGGAGGTAAGGGAAAAGCACCCGGACGTGAGAGTCTTTACCGGTAAATTTGAGAGCGCTATGTTGGACGATATTGAAATGATCGCGATCAGTCCGGGTGTGTCGGTTGCGGATCCTTGCGTTCAGCAAGCGGTAAAACAGGGCATACCGGTGGTTGGCGATATGGTGCTGTTCTCATGGGCGCTGGAACAATCGGGTTTACCGAAACCGAAAGTGCTGGCGATTACCGGATCAAACGGCAAAACCACGGTAACGTCGATGGTGGGCGCGATGTTGAGAAAATCGGGCTGGAATGTCGAAGTGGCCGGAAATATCGGCCCAGCCGTATTGGATGCGCTCATGAAACGGATCGACGCCGGTGATTGGCCGCAAGCTTGGGTGCTGGAAGTGTCCAGCTTCCAATTGGAAACCACGCATAATCTGAATGCTGACGTCGCTGCCGTGCTGAATTTGAGCGAAGATCATCTGGATCGCTATGCCGCGATGCAAGATTACATCGCGGCCAAAGCAAGAATTTTTTTGCATGAACAAGAAGATGCTGGCATACAAATATTAAACCGTGACGATCCGGTGGTTAAAGGCATGGCATTAGCACAGCGGAAGCACGTAACCTTCGGGGTGGATAGCGCGTCCGTGCAATCGGATTTCGGCATGCTGCACAACGGTGACGATTTATGGTTGATGGAGGGAGGCCGGCCATTGATGAAAACCAGCGAGCTCGTCGTCAATGGCTTGCATAATGCCGCCAACGCTTTGGCTGCGTTGGCGATCTGCCGCGCCTTGGCGCTTCCGATGGCGCCCTTGTTGGCGGCTTTGCGCGAATTTCGCGGCCTGCCGCACCGGATGGAAAAGGTTGCCGCGTTCAATGGCGTGACTTTCTTTGATGATTCCAAGAGCACTAACGTGGGTGCAACGATAGCAGCCCTGAATGGCATGAGAAAGAATGTCATTTTAATCGCCGGCGGAGATGGCAAGGGACAGGATTTCTCGTTGATGCGGGATGCCGTTGCCAATAACGCCAGAGCGGTCGTGCTGATAGGCCGTGATGCCGGAATTATCGCCAATGAATTAAAAGATTGCGGAGTGCCGTTGCATTTCGCGGCTACGATGGAAGAGGCGATGCAAAAAAGCTTCTTGTTGGCGCAAGCGGGCGACGTGGTGCTGCTTTCGCCGGCATGCGCCAGTTTCGATATGTTCAGAAATTATATCCATCGCGCGGAAGTTTTCGTGGCGGCGGTCAAGGATATCGAGAACAAGTTTTTCAGTTTTGGACAGAAGAAGCACTAA
- the ftsL gene encoding cell division protein FtsL translates to MFKLNIFFVLVSIVCALGVVTSQHTVRKLFMALEKEKEIEQKLEVEWGRLQLEQSTLIMHGRIEQIAKEHLKMVVPPASNIQIVSINAAEDRSKAGAHHD, encoded by the coding sequence ATGTTCAAGCTGAATATTTTCTTCGTGCTGGTATCGATTGTATGCGCTCTGGGCGTGGTGACCTCGCAGCATACCGTGCGCAAATTATTCATGGCGTTGGAGAAAGAAAAGGAAATCGAACAGAAACTGGAAGTTGAATGGGGCCGGTTGCAGCTGGAGCAGAGCACATTAATTATGCATGGGCGTATCGAACAAATTGCGAAAGAGCACTTGAAGATGGTGGTGCCGCCAGCTTCGAATATCCAAATTGTATCGATTAACGCCGCCGAAGATCGTTCAAAAGCAGGGGCGCATCATGATTAA